A stretch of the Candidatus Jettenia sp. AMX2 genome encodes the following:
- a CDS encoding chemotaxis protein CheW has product MEAVAEKGKTSVHEGKYLTFVSGKEEYGIEILKVREIIGLLDITKVPQTPDYMKGVINLRGKVIPVIDLRLKFSMPEGEQTQETCIIVVEVGAQSNTPQLIGIIVDSVSEVSDIGSGAIEETPNLGQGINTSFIMGLGKIKGKIVMLLDIEQVLSSEELEIAEQLVK; this is encoded by the coding sequence ATGGAAGCGGTGGCCGAAAAGGGGAAAACGTCAGTTCACGAAGGAAAATATTTAACCTTTGTTTCAGGTAAGGAAGAATATGGTATTGAGATACTAAAGGTAAGAGAAATCATTGGCCTTCTCGATATTACAAAAGTTCCGCAAACCCCGGACTATATGAAAGGCGTCATTAACCTGCGTGGAAAGGTAATTCCCGTAATTGACCTGAGATTAAAGTTTTCAATGCCGGAAGGAGAACAGACGCAAGAAACATGCATCATTGTCGTAGAGGTTGGCGCGCAGAGTAATACGCCTCAACTGATAGGTATTATAGTTGACAGTGTCTCAGAAGTATCAGACATTGGCAGTGGCGCAATTGAAGAAACACCTAATCTCGGACAAGGAATCAATACAAGCTTTATCATGGGTCTTGGCAAGATAAAAGGAAAAATAGTAATGCTCCTTGACATTGAGCAGGTACTTTCTTCTGAAGAACTTGAGATAGCAGAACAGTTGGTGAAATAA
- a CDS encoding protein-glutamate O-methyltransferase CheR: MQYTLSDEEFMLFRNLIYDTCGINITPSKKELLKARLNKRLIQSGISSFRDYYKYVTSVDNTSNELIHLIDSISTNKTDFFREKKHFDFLDNTLLPALISKKTKERNRKFRIWCAAASSGEEPYTIAMTLFNHVKPGNGWDIKILATDISTKVLQKAIQGIYKEDLLKDVPPEIISSHFSSVIIDNTKCYRVKDHLGDIITFRRFNLMTPQFPFKNPFDFIFCRNVMIYFDPETQRKLVTNLYNCLPKGGYLFIGHSETLSRSKSDFKYIQPAIYQK, from the coding sequence ATGCAATATACCCTTTCTGACGAAGAATTTATGTTGTTTAGAAACCTGATTTACGATACCTGCGGAATAAACATAACACCTTCTAAAAAAGAGTTGCTGAAGGCCAGGCTAAACAAACGTCTGATACAATCAGGCATAAGCTCATTTAGGGATTATTATAAATACGTTACCTCTGTTGATAATACCAGTAATGAATTAATTCATCTCATTGACAGCATTTCAACAAACAAAACAGATTTTTTCCGGGAAAAAAAACACTTTGACTTTTTGGACAATACACTTTTACCTGCCCTGATTTCAAAAAAAACAAAGGAAAGAAACAGAAAATTTCGTATATGGTGCGCAGCAGCTTCGTCAGGAGAAGAGCCTTATACTATTGCCATGACACTGTTTAATCATGTCAAACCCGGCAACGGTTGGGATATTAAGATCCTGGCAACCGATATCTCTACAAAGGTACTTCAAAAAGCCATTCAGGGTATTTACAAAGAGGACTTGTTGAAAGATGTTCCACCGGAAATTATCTCTTCTCATTTTTCAAGCGTGATTATTGATAATACAAAATGTTACCGGGTAAAGGATCACCTCGGAGATATTATCACTTTCAGAAGATTTAATCTCATGACGCCTCAGTTTCCGTTCAAAAATCCTTTTGATTTTATCTTTTGCAGAAATGTAATGATTTATTTTGATCCGGAAACACAGCGCAAACTTGTTACAAACCTCTATAATTGCTTGCCCAAAGGCGGTTATCTCTTTATTGGCCATTCTGAAACATTATCCAGAAGTAAATCTGATTTCAAATATATTCAGCCAGCAATTTATCAAAAATAA
- a CDS encoding methyl-accepting chemotaxis protein, translating to MTIGKKMYIYFGCCSIIPFFVMAIIAYINASASLRKQAENNLIAIREIKSTQVRDFIEDRKRDLVTFSNNIAIAQAMEEFSHAFSMLGARSARDLYIFRNPHPIGKKQELADAGDPSDYTYVHKMYHPLFKDYLERYGYYDIFLVDHTTGDIVYAVCKEDDFGTSLLNGKYAKENIADAFRKAKESDSADFVQMADFRAYAPSNGDPASFIASPIYARGVKIGVLVFQIPVDPLDRIVQERSGMGVTGETFLVGEDLLIRTNLRSNRVEAKLLEQKIDTETSQAALKGEVGVKTTRNFNNIPVLSGYTSLDLGNLKWILLTEQDTAEAFAPVYALRNWALIMGGIIAAVVGTVLFFTTSQIIRLLKGVIASLTESVEQFTTASEQISASSQNLAQGASEQASSLEETAASMEEMASMTKQNANNSGEAAQLASLCNQTAESGNKSVNEMNNAMQAINESSRKIGDIIKVIDGIAFQTNLLALNAAVEAARAGEHGKGFAVVAEEVRNLAQRSAAAAKDTAVLIKESIDKADAGTKLSEKCKDVLTDIVTNVKKVNNLITEISTSSQEQSTGIEQVSKAVNEMDCVTQQNAANAEEMASASEEMSAQAQQIMEQVRILSVQVGNIENENHQTHRKFSGAYYKPKGNDFAASGNKKQASHRKEKAVSAPETKESFEYMYRQVPGKSGNGEKLKPRKINPEAIIPMQRTAIEEHTQRHDDF from the coding sequence ATGACAATTGGCAAAAAGATGTATATTTATTTTGGTTGCTGCAGCATAATCCCGTTTTTTGTCATGGCGATAATAGCCTATATAAACGCAAGCGCCTCACTCAGGAAACAGGCCGAAAATAACCTGATTGCAATACGGGAGATCAAAAGTACCCAGGTTCGTGATTTTATTGAAGACAGAAAAAGAGATCTTGTAACATTCTCTAACAACATCGCAATAGCACAGGCTATGGAAGAGTTTTCACATGCATTCAGCATGCTGGGGGCAAGAAGTGCCAGGGATTTATATATTTTCAGAAACCCCCATCCGATCGGGAAGAAACAGGAATTGGCCGACGCCGGCGACCCCAGCGATTATACTTATGTGCATAAAATGTATCATCCATTATTCAAAGATTATTTAGAAAGATACGGCTATTACGACATCTTTCTGGTAGATCATACGACCGGAGATATTGTTTATGCCGTCTGTAAGGAGGATGATTTTGGAACGAGTCTTCTGAATGGGAAATATGCAAAGGAAAACATTGCAGATGCCTTTCGCAAGGCAAAAGAATCAGACAGTGCCGACTTTGTACAGATGGCAGATTTTCGTGCATATGCACCCTCCAATGGTGACCCTGCTTCCTTTATTGCATCACCGATATACGCCAGAGGCGTGAAAATTGGCGTTCTGGTATTTCAAATACCGGTGGACCCGCTAGACAGAATCGTACAGGAAAGGTCTGGAATGGGAGTAACCGGAGAAACATTTCTTGTCGGAGAAGACTTACTGATTCGAACAAATTTAAGATCTAACCGGGTTGAAGCAAAATTACTGGAGCAAAAGATAGACACGGAAACGTCCCAGGCAGCTTTGAAAGGTGAGGTCGGAGTCAAAACAACACGCAATTTCAACAACATTCCGGTTTTGAGTGGTTATACTTCACTTGACCTGGGAAATCTCAAATGGATTTTATTAACAGAACAAGATACTGCCGAGGCATTTGCACCAGTTTATGCACTCAGAAATTGGGCATTGATTATGGGTGGTATTATTGCGGCGGTCGTAGGAACAGTTCTTTTTTTCACTACCTCTCAGATTATACGACTTTTAAAGGGTGTTATTGCCAGCCTTACAGAAAGTGTGGAACAGTTTACCACTGCTTCCGAGCAGATATCAGCCTCTAGTCAGAACCTTGCACAAGGCGCTTCAGAGCAGGCATCCTCCCTCGAAGAGACAGCCGCATCTATGGAAGAAATGGCATCCATGACAAAACAGAATGCTAATAATTCCGGAGAGGCGGCCCAGCTTGCCTCACTGTGCAACCAGACTGCAGAATCAGGCAACAAATCAGTAAACGAAATGAATAATGCAATGCAGGCAATAAATGAGAGTAGCAGAAAAATAGGAGACATCATAAAGGTAATAGACGGAATCGCATTCCAGACCAACCTCCTGGCGCTTAATGCTGCAGTAGAAGCCGCACGTGCCGGTGAACACGGGAAGGGATTTGCAGTCGTAGCAGAAGAGGTAAGGAATCTGGCGCAGAGGAGCGCTGCTGCAGCAAAAGACACCGCAGTACTCATAAAAGAAAGTATCGACAAGGCCGATGCAGGCACGAAGCTTTCTGAAAAGTGTAAAGATGTGTTGACCGATATTGTAACAAATGTAAAGAAAGTAAATAATTTGATTACTGAGATTTCCACCTCATCTCAGGAACAATCAACGGGGATTGAACAGGTAAGCAAGGCCGTAAATGAGATGGATTGTGTCACCCAGCAGAATGCAGCCAATGCAGAAGAAATGGCATCAGCAAGCGAAGAAATGTCGGCACAGGCGCAACAGATTATGGAACAGGTCAGAATACTTTCGGTTCAGGTTGGTAATATTGAAAACGAGAACCATCAGACCCATCGCAAATTTTCAGGAGCTTACTACAAACCAAAAGGAAATGATTTCGCTGCCTCCGGCAATAAGAAACAGGCATCACACAGGAAGGAAAAAGCTGTATCTGCTCCGGAAACCAAAGAATCATTTGAATATATGTACAGGCAGGTCCCCGGTAAAAGTGGAAATGGAGAGAAACTCAAACCACGCAAGATTAATCCGGAGGCAATTATTCCGATGCAAAGAACTGCGATAGAAGAACATACTCAAAGACACGATGATTTTTAA
- a CDS encoding chemotaxis protein CheA: MSELNTEMGKVHTKDNELSLDIKEDAEIFLDFLSETSDHLEDSERNILSIEDNPCDYETINAIFRSIHSIKGSAGFLGLNDMQKLSHELETLLDKARKGEISITQEIINISLNSIDALRKLRDNLAIRVNSELGKIVNTDTSPKEQQIDIQPLINTILSLLNNEKKPKKTISENLTGQSKAIDTGLLNRDCGSVIAKKDTSRPGKYSNPSQEQEGEINNPAQIVNIETAKEDTESSEKELLGEILLDKGVITREQLDKALTVKNKRLGEILIEEGTTTTVTVDSALQVQQAQRTSKLHSRTVKVDTVKLDSLFELVGELVVTNTMLNGEIKSIDGNGISKNLSQLTKITKDIQDTVMSMRMVSLKQTFQRMSRLARDVSLRSGKSVKLTLSGEDTELDKNVIEEISDPLVHILRNSIDHGIESEIDRITLGKPKEGSVRLSAFHKGGNIIIEIHDDGRGLQKDKILQKAIERGIVSSQSSLTDNQIYNLIFAPGLSTAEKITSVSGRGVGMDVVKKNIEKLRGKVEITSREGKGTTFSIKLPLTLAIIDGIVADVGNTKYIIPTVSVKELLRPKREDVSTINNQGEVVTIRGNVLSLIRLHKLYHIDRAKTNPWEAIVVVVEDTEGKYCILVDNLSGQQQVVIKSLGDRFKNVKGISGGAILGDGKMGLILDICGIREAFTGR; encoded by the coding sequence ATGAGCGAGCTTAATACAGAAATGGGAAAGGTACATACGAAAGATAACGAGCTTTCTCTCGATATTAAAGAAGATGCAGAGATATTCCTGGATTTTTTATCAGAGACATCTGACCATCTGGAAGACTCGGAACGCAACATACTCAGTATAGAAGACAATCCCTGCGACTATGAAACAATAAATGCAATCTTCAGAAGCATTCACAGTATAAAAGGAAGCGCTGGCTTTCTCGGTTTGAACGATATGCAAAAACTAAGCCATGAACTGGAAACGCTTCTGGATAAAGCAAGAAAAGGTGAAATAAGTATCACACAGGAGATTATAAATATATCCCTGAATTCAATAGACGCATTGCGAAAACTCCGTGACAATCTGGCAATCAGGGTTAATAGCGAACTCGGAAAAATTGTAAATACAGATACATCTCCAAAAGAACAGCAGATAGATATCCAGCCATTAATAAATACCATATTGTCTCTGTTGAATAATGAAAAAAAACCGAAAAAGACGATCTCGGAAAACCTTACAGGTCAAAGCAAAGCAATAGATACCGGATTATTGAATAGAGATTGCGGATCAGTGATTGCAAAAAAAGATACCTCAAGACCAGGAAAATATTCAAACCCGTCACAGGAACAGGAAGGTGAAATCAACAATCCGGCACAGATAGTGAACATCGAAACCGCCAAAGAGGATACCGAATCATCGGAAAAAGAATTACTGGGTGAAATCCTGCTGGATAAAGGGGTGATTACCAGGGAACAACTGGATAAAGCACTTACGGTCAAAAACAAAAGGCTGGGGGAAATACTGATAGAAGAAGGGACAACAACTACCGTCACCGTAGATTCCGCTTTACAGGTTCAGCAAGCTCAGCGAACATCAAAGTTACATTCCCGAACAGTCAAGGTTGATACCGTTAAACTTGATAGCCTGTTTGAACTGGTAGGCGAACTCGTGGTAACCAATACGATGCTTAACGGGGAAATAAAGTCCATTGACGGCAACGGGATAAGTAAAAATCTCTCGCAATTGACCAAGATTACCAAAGACATTCAGGATACCGTTATGTCAATGAGAATGGTCTCTTTAAAACAGACCTTCCAGAGAATGTCCAGACTGGCAAGAGATGTATCCCTGCGATCTGGAAAGTCTGTCAAATTAACCCTCTCAGGCGAAGATACAGAACTCGATAAGAATGTAATAGAAGAAATATCAGACCCACTTGTTCACATCCTCAGGAACTCAATAGATCATGGTATCGAATCAGAAATTGACAGGATTACTCTCGGAAAGCCCAAAGAAGGATCGGTCAGATTAAGTGCCTTTCACAAAGGTGGGAATATTATAATAGAGATTCATGATGATGGCCGGGGGCTGCAAAAAGACAAAATATTGCAAAAAGCAATAGAAAGAGGGATAGTAAGCAGCCAGTCATCCTTAACCGATAACCAGATATACAATTTGATTTTTGCCCCCGGGCTATCAACGGCAGAAAAAATTACCAGCGTTTCAGGCAGAGGCGTTGGTATGGACGTGGTAAAGAAAAACATTGAAAAACTCCGTGGCAAGGTGGAAATTACTTCCCGGGAAGGAAAGGGAACCACCTTTTCCATCAAATTGCCCCTTACCCTTGCAATTATAGACGGAATTGTAGCTGATGTGGGGAATACAAAATATATCATACCAACCGTTTCTGTTAAGGAATTACTTCGGCCTAAAAGAGAAGATGTCAGCACAATAAATAATCAGGGTGAAGTGGTTACTATCAGAGGAAACGTATTGTCGCTGATCCGTCTGCATAAACTTTATCATATCGACAGGGCAAAAACGAATCCATGGGAAGCAATCGTCGTGGTTGTGGAAGATACAGAAGGCAAGTACTGTATATTGGTGGATAACCTTTCAGGACAACAACAGGTTGTTATTAAAAGTCTGGGGGACAGATTTAAAAATGTTAAAGGTATTTCTGGAGGCGCAATACTTGGTGACGGGAAGATGGGTCTTATCCTGGATATCTGCGGGATAAGAGAAGCGTTTACCGGACGATAG
- a CDS encoding response regulator produces MKKVLIVDDASVVRLRLKKVFSQSCFEVIGEASNGKEALTKYMELKPDIVTMDLIMPVSDGIQAIKDIMAFDENAKIVIVSGIDQKEILWKAIKAGAASYIVKPFENDRILSTLSEVLGLKS; encoded by the coding sequence ATGAAAAAAGTATTGATAGTAGACGATGCAAGTGTTGTGAGATTAAGACTAAAGAAGGTTTTCAGTCAAAGTTGCTTTGAAGTGATAGGAGAAGCTTCAAACGGAAAAGAAGCCCTTACGAAGTATATGGAACTCAAACCTGACATTGTCACTATGGACTTAATAATGCCGGTATCAGATGGTATTCAGGCTATAAAGGATATAATGGCATTTGACGAAAATGCAAAGATCGTAATCGTATCCGGTATAGATCAAAAAGAGATATTATGGAAGGCAATCAAGGCAGGAGCAGCTTCTTATATTGTAAAACCGTTTGAAAATGACAGGATACTATCAACACTAAGTGAGGTGTTAGGTCTTAAGTCATAG
- a CDS encoding chemotaxis protein CheD, producing MNLYDNGNIVTVGVGDLKIAGTPKLIKTTLGSCIGVVLYDSVQKIAGMLHLMLPNCNNRQDKPSKYADTGIPLLLDLMINHAKSKKSALTAKVFGGARMFNVNSELFDIGRSNIAETQRILNLLDIRIIASKVGGTKGYQITVDTKTGIVQSRVFGKEIEEY from the coding sequence ATGAATTTATACGATAACGGTAATATTGTTACAGTAGGAGTGGGAGACTTGAAAATTGCAGGAACACCCAAATTAATAAAAACCACTCTTGGCTCTTGTATAGGTGTTGTTTTATATGATAGCGTGCAAAAAATAGCAGGGATGCTGCATTTGATGCTGCCTAACTGTAATAATAGGCAAGATAAGCCAAGCAAGTACGCTGATACCGGCATACCCTTGCTCCTTGACTTAATGATAAACCATGCCAAATCAAAAAAAAGTGCTTTGACAGCGAAGGTCTTTGGTGGAGCAAGGATGTTTAACGTGAACAGCGAGTTATTTGACATCGGAAGATCTAATATAGCCGAAACACAAAGGATACTCAATCTGCTTGATATAAGGATTATTGCCTCAAAGGTTGGTGGTACAAAGGGGTACCAGATTACCGTCGACACAAAAACCGGCATTGTGCAGAGCCGTGTATTTGGGAAAGAGATAGAAGAATACTAG
- a CDS encoding DUF3365 domain-containing protein, protein MKKKIMHTCLISVFAAGISASGAFAKNEDTLKNEAEQIIKLLISCRAVIAQHQELFNNPDIGDKGFTGEVYKNKIIEHFKNETGMEISEKDATPSEPLKKALGTILISAKEVIDENQGVLNEKGKGFKNIIPARVGRSICNKFTASMGGDYLLKQTSLMYRNLSNRPDFFEARVLEEFEAGKHPKSEGKGVVRTNPDGTKVYRYIFPLYIEPACLLCHGEPKGSRDISGRIKEGYKEGEVRGAISAAIPYSLR, encoded by the coding sequence ATGAAAAAGAAGATAATGCATACTTGTTTAATATCTGTTTTTGCCGCAGGTATATCAGCATCCGGCGCTTTTGCTAAAAATGAAGATACTTTAAAAAATGAAGCAGAACAAATTATAAAATTGCTGATCTCATGCAGGGCTGTTATTGCCCAGCATCAGGAGTTGTTTAATAATCCGGATATAGGTGATAAAGGATTTACAGGAGAGGTATACAAAAACAAGATTATCGAACATTTTAAAAATGAAACCGGCATGGAGATTTCAGAAAAAGATGCCACTCCCTCGGAACCGTTAAAAAAAGCCCTCGGAACAATATTGATTTCCGCAAAAGAGGTAATAGATGAGAATCAGGGGGTGCTAAATGAAAAAGGGAAGGGATTCAAGAATATTATTCCTGCCCGCGTGGGCAGGAGTATTTGTAATAAATTTACCGCATCAATGGGTGGTGACTATTTATTAAAGCAGACAAGTCTTATGTATAGAAATCTATCCAACCGTCCTGATTTCTTTGAAGCAAGGGTTCTTGAAGAATTTGAGGCTGGAAAGCATCCAAAAAGCGAGGGAAAAGGAGTTGTGAGAACTAATCCTGACGGCACAAAGGTATACCGTTATATCTTCCCTCTGTACATAGAACCAGCTTGTCTTTTGTGCCATGGTGAACCCAAAGGCTCAAGGGACATATCCGGCCGTATCAAAGAGGGTTATAAAGAAGGGGAAGTACGGGGCGCAATTAGTGCGGCAATACCATATTCATTAAGATAA
- a CDS encoding chemotaxis protein CheC, translating to MQITAEHQKMLDIIVKIGVDNASRTFSKTIKHAVVIQLAKTEVVGISEITEEMNKDLREMVASLLRLEGTFKGKLLFMIPLDSALVLQDLYIGSLPGTSASFDEYTEATVQEIGNILASSIGNSLASDIGSTLLPTPPLVMCDFAGTIFTSLIFEDGIDNDSLLLTRARFKLHNTEIDCYFFLLPDLPTIKETLNKLEKS from the coding sequence ATGCAGATAACAGCAGAACATCAGAAGATGCTGGACATTATTGTAAAAATTGGCGTGGACAATGCCTCCCGCACGTTTTCCAAAACAATTAAACATGCTGTAGTAATACAATTAGCAAAAACTGAAGTGGTAGGTATCAGTGAGATTACGGAAGAGATGAATAAAGATTTACGGGAAATGGTAGCCTCTCTTTTACGGCTTGAAGGCACCTTTAAAGGAAAACTTCTGTTCATGATTCCATTGGACAGCGCTCTGGTACTTCAGGATCTCTATATAGGATCTTTGCCTGGAACCTCGGCATCATTCGATGAATACACGGAAGCCACAGTACAGGAGATTGGAAATATCCTTGCCAGCTCCATTGGTAATTCACTCGCATCAGACATCGGTTCCACGCTTTTGCCGACACCACCGCTCGTTATGTGTGACTTTGCAGGCACCATCTTCACATCACTTATTTTTGAAGATGGTATTGATAATGACTCCTTACTCCTGACAAGGGCAAGATTCAAACTGCATAATACTGAAATAGACTGTTATTTCTTTTTACTCCCTGATCTACCTACGATAAAAGAAACACTGAATAAATTGGAAAAATCCTAA
- a CDS encoding chemotaxis response regulator protein-glutamate methylesterase, giving the protein MNRKIKVLVIDDSAVVRKILSSRLSTYKDIEVVGTAADPFIARNKILQLKPDVLTLDVEMPKMDGLTFLHKLMTYYPIPTIMVSSLTQEGCDTTLKALEIGAIDFVAKPTSRLSSDVGDVIDELYLKIKAASIAKLKARQSLTENTTGYLRENPPYRNCENGHNYTIFKGTQKIVVIGASTGGTEALKEVLTKMPPDAPGIAIVQHMPETFTKAFAERLNSLCAIKVKEGKNGDSLIQGQAILAPGNYHMCLRRSGAMYHIETNQEPAIHHQRPAVDILFNSAAQYAGINAIGVIMTGMGADGAAGLLKMKEAGAKTVAQDEDSCVVFGMPKEAIKLGAADAVVPLQKIPATILSLLKN; this is encoded by the coding sequence ATGAATCGCAAGATAAAAGTGCTCGTCATTGACGATTCTGCTGTCGTCAGAAAAATCTTATCCAGTAGATTGAGTACCTATAAGGATATTGAAGTAGTCGGCACAGCAGCAGATCCATTCATAGCCAGGAATAAAATATTGCAACTGAAACCAGATGTGCTTACGCTTGATGTTGAAATGCCAAAAATGGACGGGCTTACCTTCTTACATAAACTAATGACATACTATCCCATACCAACGATCATGGTAAGCTCACTCACCCAGGAAGGCTGTGACACTACGTTAAAGGCACTGGAAATCGGAGCCATAGACTTTGTCGCTAAACCAACCAGCAGGCTTAGCAGCGATGTCGGTGATGTAATCGATGAGCTCTATTTGAAAATAAAAGCCGCATCCATAGCAAAATTAAAAGCAAGGCAGAGCCTGACAGAAAATACCACCGGCTATCTCAGGGAAAACCCTCCTTATAGAAACTGCGAAAACGGACATAATTATACAATATTCAAGGGTACACAGAAGATTGTCGTAATAGGAGCATCAACGGGAGGTACGGAAGCCTTGAAGGAGGTTTTAACAAAAATGCCTCCGGATGCTCCGGGAATAGCTATTGTCCAGCATATGCCTGAAACGTTTACAAAGGCATTTGCTGAACGGTTAAACTCATTGTGTGCTATCAAGGTAAAGGAGGGGAAAAACGGGGATAGCCTTATCCAGGGACAGGCAATACTGGCACCGGGAAATTATCATATGTGCTTAAGGAGAAGCGGGGCAATGTATCATATTGAAACAAATCAGGAACCGGCCATACACCATCAAAGACCGGCGGTAGATATTCTCTTCAATTCTGCTGCACAATATGCAGGGATCAATGCAATCGGTGTAATAATGACCGGAATGGGAGCTGACGGTGCAGCCGGATTACTGAAAATGAAAGAAGCAGGTGCAAAAACAGTAGCGCAGGACGAAGATAGTTGCGTGGTGTTTGGCATGCCGAAGGAAGCAATTAAACTGGGGGCAGCAGATGCCGTTGTGCCGTTACAGAAAATTCCGGCTACTATTCTCAGCCTCCTGAAAAATTAA